A genomic window from Misgurnus anguillicaudatus unplaced genomic scaffold, ASM2758022v2 HiC_scaffold_29, whole genome shotgun sequence includes:
- the LOC141362917 gene encoding claudin-4-like translates to MQAVKSKKLGLSLAILGWIGAIVSCALPMWKDSVWIRSATEYTTIWEGIWERCEDSTGEMQCKIQDSMTLTSDLQAARPLCIVAIVMGVLGLFFSIVGAKCTPCVKEERVKTKDMFAAGGTFICAAILLLIPLCWAAYNTMKNKNIKDISPDIIEFRNQIGTSLYLGWVSTALLLGGGCILCRTRIPDKVIEVVVETGKELLSQDN, encoded by the coding sequence ATGCAAGCCGTGAAGTCAAAGAAATTAGGACTAAGCCTAGCTATTTTAGGTTGGATCGGGGCCATCGTGTCATGCGCTTTACCCATGTGGAAGGACTCCGTCTGGATAAGGAGTGCGACAGAGTATACCACCATATGGGAGGGAATCTGGGAGAGATGTGAGGATAGCACCGGAGAGATGCAGTGTAAAATCCAGGACTCCATGACCCTCACATCGGACCTGCAGGCGGCCCGGCCTCTGTGCATTGTCGCTATCGTGATGGGAGTGCTGGGACTTTTCTTCTCCATCGTGGGCGCCAAGTGCACTCCATGCGTGAAGGAGGAACGCGTCAAAACCAAAGATATGTTCGCCGCTGGCGGCACCTTCATTTGCGCTGCCATATTGCTTTTGATCCCCTTGTGCTGGGCGGCTTACAATACCATGAAGAATAAAAATATCAAAGACATCAGCCCTGACATCATCGAGTTTCGGAATCAGATAGGTACATCTCTGTATTTGGGGTGGGTGTCCACTGCCCTTCTGCTCGGTGGAGGGTGCATTCTGTGCCGCACCCGCATCCCGGATAAGGTTATAGAGGTTGTTGTGGAAACCGGCAAAGAATTATTGTCACAAGATAATTAA